One genomic window of Fibrobacter sp. includes the following:
- a CDS encoding alginate lyase has product MDKNNGENSKVVYDGEEHGNVLQLKYPKGCVGPNDNDTPACAGQIIQPLVKTADTMWSAYDIFFEDGFEFQLGGKLPGLCGGKCYTGNAMPETGDGWSARIMWRKDGNAVQLIYFMGQESVYGDDFKWDLNGTIPQKQFTTGTWHRIVNKVSMNTIASPGNGDKNGRVQTWLDGELVLDVDTLRLRDYDTVKVDKFYLSTFHGGSSAEWAPTHDCFIRYDNFTISTDSIAISENAAVPDTATTARDTSGTCEGANCGSNTPGTERIMLRAQNRATVAPVETYRIDGTFVGRKNTLPDAATHQLKNGKRVKVVR; this is encoded by the coding sequence AGGCCCGAACGACAACGACACCCCCGCCTGCGCCGGGCAAATCATCCAGCCGCTCGTGAAAACTGCCGACACTATGTGGAGCGCCTACGACATATTTTTTGAAGACGGATTCGAGTTCCAGCTGGGCGGCAAACTCCCCGGCCTATGCGGCGGCAAGTGCTACACCGGCAATGCCATGCCCGAAACTGGCGACGGCTGGAGTGCACGCATCATGTGGCGCAAAGATGGCAACGCCGTGCAGCTCATCTACTTTATGGGGCAAGAGTCCGTATACGGTGACGACTTCAAGTGGGATTTGAACGGCACCATCCCGCAAAAACAGTTCACCACCGGCACCTGGCACCGCATTGTGAACAAGGTCAGCATGAATACCATTGCCTCTCCCGGCAATGGTGACAAGAACGGTCGCGTACAAACCTGGCTTGACGGCGAACTCGTGCTGGACGTAGATACGCTCAGGCTCCGCGATTACGACACCGTGAAAGTCGACAAGTTCTACCTCTCTACGTTCCACGGCGGAAGCAGTGCCGAATGGGCCCCTACCCACGACTGCTTTATCCGCTACGACAATTTCACCATATCGACAGATTCCATCGCAATTTCGGAAAATGCCGCCGTCCCAGACACGGCCACAACTGCCCGCGATACCAGCGGCACCTGCGAAGGCGCAAACTGCGGAAGCAACACCCCGGGCACCGAACGGATTATGCTGCGGGCACAAAACCGCGCCACAGTCGCTCCTGTTGAAACCTACCGCATCGACGGCACCTTTGTCGGCCGCAAGAACACCCTCCCCGACGCCGCCACGCACCAGCTCAAGAACGGGAAACGGGTGAAAGTTGTGAGGTAG